A single window of Aminivibrio sp. DNA harbors:
- a CDS encoding FliH/SctL family protein translates to MSKLLRPNVLRAVRLLPEAVRIGNVPRDKRENQEKIPREPEAGNHPVDLLSQLNEELSLLKTRLEESEREKRDLAFRASVFEEELSRERVRLEEERQKMVSALETEGAAARKKAVSEGFEEGRKAGYEQGIENARKEAAKEAGDKVRSAVSLLESVHRSLEENLGALCSLQMPRLIRMWEFLLSRMLRKEVSIDGETAVRMLRGVLERISDKERVIVYLNPEDVDAVRGRKDEFSDLLRGIRHLEFIPDGNVDAGSCIVETNLGIYDARWRIQLEQVSGEIEHLFIEGGNGNDGSF, encoded by the coding sequence TTGTCTAAACTTCTTCGTCCCAACGTCCTCCGGGCGGTGCGCCTGCTTCCGGAGGCCGTCCGGATCGGAAATGTCCCCCGGGACAAGAGGGAAAACCAGGAGAAGATTCCTCGGGAACCGGAAGCAGGGAACCATCCCGTGGACCTGCTTTCCCAGCTTAATGAAGAACTTTCCCTTCTGAAAACAAGGCTCGAGGAATCGGAAAGGGAAAAACGGGACCTCGCCTTCCGGGCGTCCGTCTTCGAGGAAGAGCTCTCCAGGGAGCGGGTCCGTCTCGAAGAAGAGCGGCAGAAGATGGTGTCCGCTCTCGAGACCGAGGGTGCCGCAGCCCGGAAAAAAGCGGTTTCCGAAGGATTCGAGGAAGGGAGGAAGGCCGGGTACGAACAGGGCATTGAAAATGCCCGCAAAGAGGCGGCAAAGGAAGCCGGGGATAAGGTCCGCTCGGCTGTATCGCTGCTTGAATCCGTCCACCGCTCCCTCGAAGAGAACCTGGGGGCTCTCTGTTCCCTCCAGATGCCCAGGCTCATCCGCATGTGGGAATTCCTTCTTTCCCGTATGCTCCGGAAAGAAGTCTCCATCGACGGTGAAACGGCCGTCAGGATGCTCCGTGGTGTCCTGGAGCGCATCAGCGACAAGGAAAGGGTGATCGTTTACCTGAACCCGGAGGACGTGGACGCTGTACGGGGCAGGAAGGACGAATTCAGCGACCTCCTCAGGGGAATCCGGCACCTCGAGTTTATTCCCGACGGGAACGTGGACGCCGGAAGTTGTATCGTGGAAACCAACCTCGGTATTTACGATGCCCGGTGGCGGATCCAACTGGAACAGGTTTCCGGCGAGATCGAGCACCTGTTCATCGAGGGAGGGAACGGGAATGACGGCAGTTTCTGA
- the fliG gene encoding flagellar motor switch protein FliG translates to MAKTTTKGLTGREKVAVLMVALGNEVAAEVYKRLDDSTIEILTLEIANLRKVTPEQRLGVLKDAQEMLLAREYMARGGVDYARDILERALGPERAQNLLTRITASLQVRPFDFMRHTDAQQILGFIQGEHPQTVALIMSYLDPKQAASIIGGLPGAVQAEVAKRIARMDRITPEVLREVERVLERKLSTVMGQDFTLAGGIDAIVDIINNADRATERNIMEHLEENDPELAEEIKRRLFVFEDVIKMDDRSLQRVLREVEMKELSLALKGATEELRGKFFKNMSKRASEMLKEDMDYMGPVRVKDVEEAQQKVVNVIRALEDVGEIVISRGGEEELVV, encoded by the coding sequence ATGGCGAAGACAACGACCAAGGGACTGACGGGAAGAGAAAAGGTGGCCGTCCTCATGGTGGCCCTCGGAAACGAAGTGGCTGCCGAAGTCTACAAGCGGCTGGACGATTCCACCATCGAAATCCTTACCCTGGAAATAGCCAACCTGAGAAAAGTGACCCCCGAACAGCGGCTCGGGGTTCTGAAGGATGCCCAGGAAATGCTCCTCGCCAGGGAGTACATGGCCAGGGGAGGCGTGGACTATGCCCGGGATATCCTCGAACGGGCCCTCGGCCCCGAAAGGGCGCAGAACCTCCTTACACGGATCACTGCCAGCCTCCAGGTCCGGCCTTTCGACTTCATGCGGCACACCGACGCACAGCAGATTCTCGGCTTCATCCAGGGAGAGCATCCCCAGACCGTGGCCCTCATCATGTCCTACCTCGACCCCAAGCAGGCGGCGTCCATCATCGGCGGCCTTCCCGGGGCCGTGCAGGCCGAGGTGGCCAAGCGGATCGCCAGGATGGACCGGATCACCCCGGAAGTGCTCCGGGAGGTGGAGCGGGTACTGGAAAGGAAGCTGAGCACCGTCATGGGACAGGACTTTACCCTTGCAGGCGGCATCGACGCCATCGTGGACATCATAAACAACGCGGACCGGGCCACGGAGCGGAACATCATGGAACACCTCGAGGAGAACGATCCCGAGCTTGCGGAGGAAATCAAGCGGCGGCTCTTCGTCTTCGAGGACGTCATCAAGATGGACGACCGGTCTCTCCAGAGAGTGCTCCGCGAAGTGGAGATGAAGGAGCTCTCCCTGGCCCTCAAGGGTGCCACGGAAGAGCTCCGGGGCAAGTTCTTCAAGAACATGTCCAAGCGGGCCTCCGAAATGCTCAAGGAGGACATGGACTACATGGGCCCCGTCAGGGTGAAGGACGTGGAGGAAGCCCAGCAGAAGGTGGTCAACGTGATCCGGGCCCTGGAGGATGTGGGAGAAATCGTCATTTCCAGAGGAGGAGAGGAAGAGTTGGTTGTCTAA